A single genomic interval of Apis cerana isolate GH-2021 linkage group LG2, AcerK_1.0, whole genome shotgun sequence harbors:
- the LOC107992909 gene encoding uncharacterized protein LOC107992909 has protein sequence MHGGRGVCQWCARSSLVETRQNPRPRTTTSKSSNNSNNNSSRRKRRRRRRRRRRRWNSVSSSSSSSGSSSSSRSSGSTRRCAVLTTFRRVGASRRFSRGGGGNCRNDNSNKTATTTTYLKKVDCDGNYDCCCLFSSYDVDGGGDCVLLLFCHGAFDPTNRTSSLQRFRGGVSQFYYSDLLRPQQQRRRRQNTTCVNPSGGKCRRIATELYQ, from the exons ATGCACGGCGGCCGCGGTGTGTGCCAGTGGTGTGCGCGCTCGTCGCTCGTGGAAACCCGCCAAAACCCGCGGCCGCGAACAACCACCAGCAAGAGCAGCAACAATAGCAACAACAACAGTAgtagaaggaaaagaaggaggaggagaaggaggagaaggagaaggtgGAACAGCGttagcagtagtagtagtagtagtggtagcagcagcagcagtagAAGCAGTGGTAGCACGCGACGTTGTGCTGTTTTGACAACTTTCCGCCGCGTCGGGGCGTCGCGCCGTTTTTCtcgcggcggcggcggcaaCTGTAGAAACGATAACAGCAATAAGACAGCGACAACAacaacttatttaaaaaaggtcGATTGTGACGGTAATTACGATTGTTGCTGTCTCTTTAGCTCATACGACGTCGACGGTGGTGGCGACTGCGTTCTGTTATTATTTTGCCACGGTGCTTTTGACCCTACAAACCGGACGAGTTCATTGCAGCGCTTTCGCGGGGGTGTCAGCCAGTTTTATTACTCCGACCTTCTCCGTCCGCAGCAGCAGCGCCGACGGCGCCAGAACACGACGTG tgTGAATCCCTCTGGTGGCAAGTGTAGGAGGATCGCCACAGAACTATATCAGTGA